The following proteins are co-located in the Primulina tabacum isolate GXHZ01 chromosome 11, ASM2559414v2, whole genome shotgun sequence genome:
- the LOC142519114 gene encoding transcription factor PCF5-like, giving the protein MKGSEIVQVQGGHIIRATGRKDRHSKVFTAKGPRDRRVRLSAHTAIQFYDVQDRLGYDRPSKVLDWLIQKAKNAINQLNELPPWNPSTDNVVPPSSDSNPSSGELAQDQTEIHPENTSNSNPSTSTCSFMHAADVNPMKSLFPTNSMNFPDFPNEGILPRASLQAEDLGLSLQSLQAYQNSENHCHNPLLPGSNLMGFQDSFQRTSDSWNTGSGNMEQGYFPQGFAFSQRDLLQSNLFTHAWNERPFSVADHNYQQPRGRQQTSDSGNHFDLGFHVAAPFYAEDGEGMNR; this is encoded by the coding sequence atgaaagggaGCGAGATAGTTCAAGTTCAAGGTGGGCATATTATCCGAGCTACTGGCCGGAAAGATCGACACAGCAAAGTTTTCACGGCGAAAGGTCCCAGGGATCGTAGGGTGAGGCTATCTGCCCACACCGCTATTCAATTCTACGACGTTCAAGACCGGTTAGGCTATGACCGGCCGAGCAAAGTCTTGGATTGGTTGATCCAGAAGGCGAAAAACGCCATAAATCAGCTAAATGAGCTACCTCCTTGGAACCCCAGTACGGATAACGTAGTTCCTCCAAGCTCAGATTCAAATCCGAGCTCTGGTGAGCTAGCACAAGACCAGACAGAAATCCATCCCGAAAATACAAGTAATAGTAATCCAAGCACCAGTACCTGTTCATTTATGCACGCTGCAGATGTGAACCCGATGAAATCTTTGTTCCCTACAAATTCTATGAATTTTCCTGATTTTCCGAACGAAGGGATTCTTCCTCGAGCTTCACTCCAGGCGGAAGATCTTGGCCTCTCTCTTCAATCTTTACAGGCTTATCAAAACAGTGAGAATCATTGTCACAACCCACTTCTTCCGGGTTCGAATTTAATGGGATTTCAAGATAGTTTCCAAAGAACAAGTGATAGCTGGAATACCGGTAGTGGAAACATGGAGCAGGGATATTTTCCTCAGGGATTTGCATTTTCTCAAAGGGATCTCCTTCAGTCCAACTTATTCACCCACGCCTGGAATGAGAGGCCATTTTCTGTCGCAGACCACAATTATCAACAGCCCCGGGGCCGCCAGCAAACTTCGGATTCCGGGAACCATTTCGACTTGGGGTTTCATGTTGCAGCTCCATTTTATGCCGAAGATGGTGAAGGAATGAATCGGTGA
- the LOC142518178 gene encoding RING-H2 finger protein ATL40-like, with the protein MGIGDGDNSNNNNDNRYWFFNSKDQNSYDANSRILITAIISLSFVVLLVTLLHVYARCVIRRQARRREVLRRLGLLRASALVHTSETSPKTGLDPSVISSLPVSVFEQTNRGNSIECSVCLCALEDGERVRLLPNCNHSFHVDCIDKWLGSNSTCPICRAEAEPRLVAEPREGMVVVAAGAPPSAPPFEGNASDGGGAQSLTKVNSGSSSRLNSFRRILSRERSSPRIQNQQSRGQAECFPDLERQ; encoded by the coding sequence ATGGGAATCGGCGACGGCGACAACTCCAACAACAACAACGACAACAGATATTGGTTTTTCAACAGCAAAGATCAAAATAGTTATGATGCTAATAGTAGGATATTGATCACGGCCATTATTTCATTATCATTCGTTGTCCTTCTTGTCACGCTCCTTCATGTATATGCAAGATGCGTAATCCGCCGCCAAGCTCGCCGACGGGAAGTCCTTCGCCGCCTCGGCTTGTTGAGAGCCTCCGCCCTTGTCCACACCTCCGAGACGTCTCCGAAAACGGGCCTCGACCCGTCTGTTATCTCATCCTTACCCGTTTCAGTATTCGAGCAAACAAACCGCGGGAACTCCATCGAGTGCTCAGTTTGTCTATGTGCGTTGGAGGATGGTGAAAGGGTTAGGCTTTTGCCTAATTGTAACCACAGTTTCCATGTAGACTGCATTGATAAATGGCTTGGTTCGAATTCAACTTGTCCCATTTGCCGCGCGGAGGCTGAACCAAGGCTGGTAGCAGAGCCGAGGGAAGGAATGGTGGTGGTCGCAGCCGGAGCACCACCGTCGGCTCCGCCGTTTGAAGGTAATGCTTCGGACGGTGGCGGGGCACAATCTTTGACTAAAGTGAACAGTGGATCAAGCTCGAGATTAAATTCGTTCCGACGGATTCTTAGTAGAGAAAGATCATCCCCGaggattcaaaatcaacaatcaCGTGGACAAGCTGAGTGTTTCCCAGATCTTGAGAGGCAGTGA
- the LOC142519295 gene encoding pentatricopeptide repeat-containing protein At1g06270, whose product MAFAASKFCSLSRRWTLAFLRCSLAHSSSSQPSLEESVRSAVEAKSYQQLPELLHASKEFGRNPNPFAFLSKFTESHRVRVVDGILQSLISVRPRGRLYGVYSLLLIYALESSDPLPLAFAILQRMLRSGCRPVSQTHLLLVNAWVERLQKLQSVSGILSEMHAIGYSPDCGTCNYLIMSLCKVDRLEEAIKVLQGMSKAGCIPDLDSYGALIGEMSELRMTPEVLGMVKEMVSKHGLSPRQDTMVKAIGAMRANRDIWRSVEMIEFLEGEEVYIGFEAYESVLEGCLEGRHFVLAGKFVIRMTGRGFIPYIKVRQRVFEGLVSVGELELANVVRKRFAELKS is encoded by the coding sequence ATGGCGTTTGCAGCTTCAAAATTTTGCTCGTTGTCTCGTCGCTGGACTTTGGCTTTTCTTCGATGTTCGTTGGCTCATTCCTCATCTTCACAACCATCGCTAGAAGAATCCGTACGATCAGCAGTGGAAGCCAAAAGCTACCAGCAATTACCGGAGCTCCTCCATGCCTCGAAAGAGTTTGGTCGAAACCCAAATCCCTTTGCGTTTCTCTCCAAGTTTACTGAAAGCCATCGAGTTCGTGTCGTTGATGGGATTTTACAGTCCTTAATTTCTGTTCGACCCCGTGGCCGACTATATGGTGTCTATTCCTTACTCCTGATCTATGCTCTTGAAAGCTCCGATCCTCTCCCACTTGCGTTTGCTATCCTACAACGAATGCTTCGTTCCGGTTGTCGTCCTGTTTCACAAACTCATCTGCTACTTGTTAATGCATGGGTTGAACGCCTGCAGAAATTGCAGTCTGTTTCTGGTATCCTATCTGAAATGCATGCAATTGGGTACTCTCCTGACTGTGGGACTTGCAATTACCTTATTATGTCGCTCTGCAAAGTTGATCGGTTAGAAGAAGCAATTAAAGTCTTGCAGGGCATGAGCAAGGCTGGTTGCATTCCAGATTTGGATAGTTATGGAGCTTTGATCGGTGAAATGAGTGAGCTAAGAATGACACCTGAGGTTCTAGGAATGGTGAAGGAAATGGTGAGCAAGCATGGACTGAGTCCAAGGCAAGATACCATGGTAAAAGCAATTGGTGCAATGCGTGCTAACAGGGACATATGGAGATCAGTAGAGATGATCGAGTTTTTAGAAGGCGAGGAAGTGTATATTGGATTCGAGGCCTATGAATCAGTTCTCGAGGGTTGCTTGGAGGGACGTCATTTCGTTTTGGCCGGAAAGTTTGTTATTAGAATGACCGGAAGAGGGTTTATACCATACATCAAAGTGAGGCAGCGGGTGTTTGAGGGATTGGTTAGTGTTGGTGAATTGGAGCTTGCCAATGTTGTGCGGAAGAGATTTGCAGAATTAAAATCTTAG
- the LOC142518176 gene encoding ras-related protein RABA1f → MGAYRADDDYDYLFKVVLIGDSGVGKSNLLSRFTRNEFSLESKSTIGVEFATRSIRVDEKVVKAQIWDTAGQERYRAITSAYYRGAVGALLVYDVTRHVTFENVERWLKELRDHTDSSIVIMLVGNKADLRHLRAVSTEDATAFAQKENTFFMETSALESMNVENAFTEVLTQIHRVVSRKALEASDDPATLPKGQTINVGSKDDVSAVKKSGCCST, encoded by the exons ATGGGTGCATATCGAGCGGACGATGACTACGACTACTTGTTCAAGGTTGTATTGATCGGCGATTCCGGTGTCGGAAAATCCAATTTGCTCTCCAGATTCACTCGCAACGAGTTCAGCTTGGAGTCGAAGTCTACTATTGGCGTCGAATTCGCCACTCGAAGCATCCGCGTCGACGAGAAAGTTGTCAAGGCTCAGATTTGGGATACAGCTGGTCAAGAACG ATATCGTGCAATCACAAGTGCCTACTATCGAGGAGCTGTTGGTGCATTGCTTGTTTATGATGTTACGCGCCATGTTACTTTTGAGAACGTTGAGAGATGGTTGAAGGAACTGAGGGATCATACAGATTCAAGCATTGTCATCATGCTTGTTGGAAACAAGGCTGATTTACGTCATTTGCGTGCTGTTTCCACTGAAGATGCAACAGCTTTTGCTCAGAAGGAGAACACTTTTTTCATGGAAACTTCTGCCCTGGAATCAATGAACGTGGAAAATGCCTTCACAGAAGTGCTTACTCAGATACATCGTGTCGTCAGCAGAAAAGCACTAGAGGCTAGTGATGATCCGGCTACTTTGCCCAAAGGGCAGACCATAAATGTTGGCTCAAAGGATGACGTTTCAGCAGTAAAGAAATCTGGGTGTTGCTCTACTTAA